The following coding sequences lie in one Rutidosis leptorrhynchoides isolate AG116_Rl617_1_P2 chromosome 6, CSIRO_AGI_Rlap_v1, whole genome shotgun sequence genomic window:
- the LOC139854548 gene encoding uncharacterized protein — MSSSSSSSHDNFTNYTLNLLDQIDDSSDDGVNSRRYVRRDHYDAHNRLMDDYFDEGCKYTEDKFKRRFRMHRRVFLRVMNDILSYNVNPLPSQFIWFHRRQNSRGMWSISPHLKITAALRQLAYGYTPDALDEYLQMSERVRRKSSLNFTMCIIDLYNSVDPSLHDIQRLYEGHKRIHGIPGMLGSIDCMHWAWAICLVVWRGQYMRGDHSHPTIMLEAVASYDNQIWHAYFGVAGSNNDLNVLNTSDLFNSMLNEEMPDVPFIANGVEYKRWYYLADGIYPTWSSFVKGFSSVVNEKRTYFTMQQAAARKDVERTFGILQGRWHILQQPAKA; from the coding sequence atgtcTTCATCTTCGAGTAGTTCGCACGACAATTTCACAAATTATACGCTCAACTTACTTGATCAAATTGATGATTCTTCGGACGATGGTGTTAATTCTCGTCGTTACGTTCGTCGTGATCATTATGATGCTCATAATCGTTTGATGGACGATTATTTTGACGAGGGTTGCAAATATACGGAAGATAAATTCAAACGTCGTTTTCGGATGCATCGCCGTGTTTTTCTTCGTGTGATGAACGATATACTCAGCTACAATGTCAATCCATTGCCTTCCCAATTTATATGGTTTCATCGAAGGCAAAATTCTCGAGGTATGTGGAGTATTAGTCCACATTTAAAAATCACCGCCGCACTTCGTCAGCTAGCATACGGTTATACACCGGATGCTTTAGACGAGTATCTCCAAATGAGTGAACGAGTTAGGCGGAAATCTTCGCTAAACTTTACTATGTGCATTATTGACTTGTATAATAGTGTAGACCCGTCTTTGCATGACATTCAGCGTTTATATGAAGGCCATAAAAGGATTCATGGCATCCCGGGCATGTTGGGTAGcatcgattgtatgcattgggcatgGGCAATATGTCTAGTTGTGTGGAGAGGCCAATATATGCGAGGCGATCACAGTCACCCAACTATTATGCTTGAAGCCGTCGCATCGTATGATAATCAGATTTGGCATGCGTATTTTGGTGTGGCGGGTTCAAACAACGACTTAAATGTTTTAAACACTAGTGATTTGTTCAACTCAATGCTCAATGAAGAAATGCCCGACGTCCCTTTTATTGCGAATGGCGTGGAATACAAAAGATGGTATTATTTAGCTGACGGGATTTATCCAACATGGTCTTCATTTGTGAAGGGATTTTCAAGTGTCGTTAATGAAAAACGTACTTACTTTACAATGCAACAAGCTGCTGCTCGTAAAGATGTGGAAAGAACTTTTGGGATTTTACAGGGTCGTTGGCATATTCTACAACAACCCGCCAAGGCATAA